A window of Aquibium oceanicum genomic DNA:
CCGGCTCCAACGCGGTGACCGTGGCCGAAGAGATCCTGCATCGGGTCGAGAGCCTCGAAGGCCAGCTGATCCCGGAAGAGATCGCTGTCGAGGTGACGCGCGACTACGGCGAGACGGCCAATGAGAAGGCGAACGAGCTTCTCTATCACCTGGGGCTGGCGACGGTGTCGATCATCCTGCTCGTGTGGCTGGCGATCGGGCGTCGCGAGGCGCTGGTGGTCGCCGTCGTCATCCCGGTCACCATCCTGCTCACGCTCTTCGCCTCGCGCGTCATGGGATACACGCTGAACCGCGTGTCGCTCTTCGCGCTGATCTTTTCGATCGGCATTCTCGTCGACGACGCGATCGTGGTGATCGAGAACATCGCGCGCCACTGGGGCATGGGCGATGGGCGTGACCGCAAGCAGGCCGCGATCGAGGCGGTGGCCGAGGTCGGCAACCCGACCATCGTGGCGACGCTCACCGTCGTGGCGGCGCTGCTGCCGATGCTCTTCGTGTCTGGGATGATGGGTCCTTACATGAGCCCGATCCCGGCCAACGCCTCGGCCGCGATGATCTTTTCCTTCTTCGTGGCCGTGATGGTGACGCCCTGGCTGATGCTGAAGACGGCCGGCAAGGCGCCGCTCGCCGCGCATTCCGATCACGCCCACGGAGGCATGCTCGGCCGCCTCTATGCAATGGTGGCGCGGCCGATCCTCTCGTCGAAACTCGCCAGCTGGGCCTTCCTTCTCGTCGTGGGTGTGCTCACGCTGGGCTCGCTTGCGCTGTTCTACACCAAGGATGTGACGGTCAAGCTCCTGCCCTTCGACAACAAGTCCGAACTCTCCGTCACCATCGACCTGCCGGAAGGCTCTTCCGTCGAGACGACGGACGCCGTGGCGCAGGCCGTGGCGGAAAAGGTGATGGAGTTTCCGGAGGTCCGCACCGTGCAGACGCATGCGGGCACGGCGGCACCCTTCAACTTCAACGGCCTCGTGCGGCATTCCTTCTACCGCACCGAGCCCCAGCAGGGCGAGGTCGCGATCAACCTCCTGCCGAAGGCGGAGCGCGACCGGTCGAGCCACGATATCGCGCTGGTCATCCGCGAGAGCCTGGCATCGCTCGACGTGCCCGAAGGGGCGAGCCTGAAGGTCGTGGAGCCGCCGCCCGGGCCGCCGGTGATGGCGACGCTGCTGGCCGAAATCTACGGTCCCGACGGCGAAACGCGGCGCCAGGTCGCGCAGAAGGTGGAGGCGGCGTTCCGCTCCGTTCCCTTCATCGTCGACGTCGACAATTCCTACGGCGAGCAGCCGCGCCGGCTGCGCACCACGATCTCCACCGACGACCTGGAATTCTTCCGGGTCGAGGAGGGCGACGTGTTCGACACCATCGCCATCCTCAACGGCGGCCGGACCGTCGGCTATTCGCACCGCGGCGGCGGCCGGCAGCCGATTCCTATCCGGCTCGAGCGGCCCAAGGGCGACCGGACGCTGGACGAGCGGTTCCTGACGACGCCGATCCCGGCCAACGTGCTGCCGGGCGACCGCGGCGTGGTGGAACTCGGCGACGTGGTGAAGGTGAGCGAGGACCGTGCGTCCTATCCCGTCTTCCGCCACAACGGCCGCGCGGCCGAGATGGTGACGGCCGAACTCGCCGGCGATTTCGAGGCGCCGCTCTACGGGATGCTCGCGGTGCAGGAGGCGATCGACGCGCAGGATTGGACCGGGCTGCCGAAGCCCGAAATCTCCCTGCACGGCCAGCCGCAGGACGAAACCGTCTCCACGCTCCTTTGGGACGGCGAGTGGGAAGTGACCTGGGTGACCTTCCGGGACATGGGCGCGGCCTTCATGGTGGCGCTGCT
This region includes:
- a CDS encoding efflux RND transporter permease subunit: MTSSQKPLGIAGGLTRTFIDSPLTPLFLIAAFAFGLVALMTLPREEEPQISVPMVDIRVSADGLKAEDAVKLVTEPLETIVKGIDGVEHVYSQSMDDGVLVTARFVVGTSSDAAVLRVHDKVRANMDMIPVGIPEPLIVGRGIDDVAIVSLTLAPKPEAADRITANDLTRIARELRTEVAKIDDVGLTYLVGETSERIRVAPDPRRLALYGITLQQLAGKVESANRVFPAGRVRDAGEQIMVVAGETLNSPSQIGNLLLTARDGRPVYVRDVADISFADDGEETYVSTVLRDGDSLSRLPSVTLAVAKRAGSNAVTVAEEILHRVESLEGQLIPEEIAVEVTRDYGETANEKANELLYHLGLATVSIILLVWLAIGRREALVVAVVIPVTILLTLFASRVMGYTLNRVSLFALIFSIGILVDDAIVVIENIARHWGMGDGRDRKQAAIEAVAEVGNPTIVATLTVVAALLPMLFVSGMMGPYMSPIPANASAAMIFSFFVAVMVTPWLMLKTAGKAPLAAHSDHAHGGMLGRLYAMVARPILSSKLASWAFLLVVGVLTLGSLALFYTKDVTVKLLPFDNKSELSVTIDLPEGSSVETTDAVAQAVAEKVMEFPEVRTVQTHAGTAAPFNFNGLVRHSFYRTEPQQGEVAINLLPKAERDRSSHDIALVIRESLASLDVPEGASLKVVEPPPGPPVMATLLAEIYGPDGETRRQVAQKVEAAFRSVPFIVDVDNSYGEQPRRLRTTISTDDLEFFRVEEGDVFDTIAILNGGRTVGYSHRGGGRQPIPIRLERPKGDRTLDERFLTTPIPANVLPGDRGVVELGDVVKVSEDRASYPVFRHNGRAAEMVTAELAGDFEAPLYGMLAVQEAIDAQDWTGLPKPEISLHGQPQDETVSTLLWDGEWEVTWVTFRDMGAAFMVALLGIYILVVAQFGSFKVPLVILTPIPLTFIGILGGHWLFGAPFSATSMIGFIALAGIIVRNSILLVDFIRHAGEEGRPLTDVLIEAGSIRFKPILLTALAAMIGAAVILTDPIFQGLAISLLFGLASSTILTVLVIPAIYRVLRT